In the genome of Streptomyces racemochromogenes, one region contains:
- a CDS encoding GNAT family N-acetyltransferase yields MVDIREVPEADIDRAQELAYLVFHDRPEPQTRQRHHRLLARCARLGAYDGDALVGFMAAHPFRLSVPGGTDLAGPGLTFVSVAPTHRRRGVLTALMDEQLRRAGADGSPLLVLWASEAAIYGRFGYGAATQGATIEIDSTRPLALRIAPDPRPLRLVDPDEVPTVIAPFHEAARRTRAGRPSRSAERWAQEWLCEQDEEDEELGPPRIIALGEPGEPVAGYVLYRTKHEDDGAPPARGRPGLVRVEELEAETPAVAAALWQCLASLDLTGKVSAWGRPPDDPLLHFAADRDQVRVTAQYPALWLRLVDVRAALTGRSWAAPVELVLDLTDARLPANAGRFRLKAGPGGATYETARAEPDLSLDVRELAACYLGGTRVAELVAAGLVAEHRPGAAAALDAALRTGPLPHTSDEF; encoded by the coding sequence ATGGTGGACATCCGCGAGGTACCCGAAGCCGACATCGACCGCGCTCAGGAGCTCGCCTACCTGGTCTTCCACGACCGCCCGGAACCGCAGACACGCCAACGGCACCACCGCCTGCTCGCCCGCTGCGCCCGCCTCGGCGCCTACGACGGCGACGCACTGGTCGGCTTCATGGCCGCCCACCCCTTCCGCCTCTCCGTGCCCGGCGGCACCGACCTCGCCGGCCCCGGCCTCACCTTCGTCTCCGTCGCCCCCACCCACCGCCGCCGGGGCGTCCTGACCGCCCTCATGGACGAACAGCTGCGCCGCGCCGGCGCCGACGGCAGCCCCCTCCTCGTCCTGTGGGCCTCCGAAGCCGCCATCTACGGCCGCTTCGGCTACGGCGCCGCCACCCAGGGCGCCACCATCGAGATCGACTCCACCCGGCCCCTCGCCCTGCGCATCGCCCCCGACCCGCGCCCGCTGCGGCTGGTCGACCCCGACGAGGTCCCCACCGTCATCGCCCCCTTCCACGAAGCCGCCCGCCGGACCCGGGCCGGCCGGCCCAGCCGGAGCGCGGAGCGCTGGGCCCAGGAGTGGCTCTGCGAACAGGACGAGGAGGACGAGGAGCTGGGCCCGCCCCGGATCATCGCCCTCGGGGAACCGGGGGAACCCGTGGCGGGCTACGTCCTCTACCGCACGAAGCACGAGGACGACGGGGCGCCGCCCGCCCGCGGCCGCCCGGGCCTCGTCCGCGTCGAGGAACTGGAGGCCGAGACCCCCGCCGTCGCCGCCGCGCTGTGGCAGTGCCTGGCCTCCCTCGACCTGACCGGCAAGGTCTCCGCGTGGGGCCGCCCCCCGGACGACCCGCTGCTGCACTTCGCCGCCGACCGGGACCAGGTCAGGGTCACCGCCCAGTACCCGGCCCTGTGGCTGCGGCTCGTCGACGTACGGGCCGCGCTCACCGGGCGGTCGTGGGCCGCCCCCGTGGAACTCGTCCTGGACCTCACCGACGCCCGGCTGCCCGCCAACGCGGGCCGGTTCCGGCTCAAGGCCGGGCCCGGCGGGGCCACGTACGAGACCGCCCGCGCGGAACCCGACCTGTCCCTGGACGTACGGGAGCTGGCCGCCTGCTACCTGGGCGGGACCCGGGTCGCGGAACTCGTCGCCGCAGGGCTCGTCGCCGAGCACCGCCCCGGCGCGGCCGCCGCCCTCGACGCGGCGCTGCGCACCGGGCCGCTGCCGCACACCTCCGACGAGTTCTAG
- a CDS encoding XdhC family protein, with protein sequence MLDIAEELNRWVEQGRDFAVATVVAVGGSAPRQPGAALAVDGEGTAIGSVSGGCVEGAVYELCRQAIEDGETVRERFGYSDDDAFAVGLTCGGIIDILVTPVPVGSPLREVLATALRAAAQGEAAALARIAEGPAELTGRALVVRPDGTFEGGFGGHPELDRTLAEEARAMLDAGKTGVLEIGADGRLCGEPLKVLVESSVPPPRMIVFGAIDFASALVRIGKFLGYHVTLCDARPVFATKKRFPEADEIVVDWPHRYLETARVDGRTVLCVLTHDAKFDVPLLELALRLPVAYVGAMGSRRTHEDRNKRLREVGVSELELARLRSPIGLDLGARSPEETALSIAAEIVANRRGGSGAALTGAHIPIHHDTSNTVIGRIGSVA encoded by the coding sequence ATGCTGGACATCGCCGAAGAACTGAACCGGTGGGTCGAGCAGGGACGTGACTTCGCCGTCGCCACCGTGGTGGCGGTCGGCGGGAGCGCTCCCCGGCAGCCCGGAGCCGCGCTCGCCGTCGACGGCGAGGGCACGGCCATCGGTTCGGTCTCCGGCGGATGCGTGGAGGGCGCGGTCTACGAGCTGTGCCGGCAGGCGATCGAGGACGGCGAGACCGTGCGGGAACGCTTCGGCTACAGCGACGACGATGCCTTCGCCGTGGGTCTGACCTGCGGCGGGATCATCGACATCCTGGTCACCCCGGTCCCCGTGGGCTCCCCCCTGCGGGAGGTGCTCGCCACCGCGCTGCGTGCCGCCGCGCAGGGCGAGGCCGCCGCGCTGGCCCGGATCGCCGAAGGCCCGGCCGAGCTGACCGGACGCGCCCTCGTGGTCCGCCCCGACGGCACCTTCGAGGGAGGCTTCGGCGGCCACCCCGAGCTGGACCGCACCCTCGCCGAAGAGGCCCGCGCCATGCTCGACGCCGGGAAGACCGGCGTGCTGGAGATCGGCGCCGACGGCCGGCTCTGCGGAGAGCCGCTCAAGGTCCTGGTCGAGTCCAGCGTCCCGCCCCCGCGGATGATCGTCTTCGGTGCCATCGACTTCGCCTCCGCCCTGGTGCGCATCGGCAAGTTCCTCGGCTACCACGTCACGCTGTGCGACGCCCGGCCCGTCTTCGCGACGAAGAAGCGTTTCCCCGAGGCGGACGAGATCGTGGTCGACTGGCCGCACCGCTACCTGGAGACCGCCCGGGTCGACGGCCGGACCGTGCTCTGCGTCCTCACCCACGACGCCAAGTTCGACGTACCGCTGCTCGAACTGGCCCTCAGGCTTCCCGTCGCCTACGTCGGCGCCATGGGCTCCCGCCGCACCCACGAGGACCGCAACAAGCGGCTCCGCGAGGTCGGCGTGAGCGAACTCGAACTGGCCCGGCTGCGCTCCCCGATCGGCCTGGACCTCGGCGCCCGCTCCCCGGAGGAGACCGCGCTGTCCATCGCCGCCGAGATCGTGGCGAACCGCCGCGGCGGCAGCGGAGCCGCCCTCACCGGCGCGCACATCCCGATCCACCACGACACCTCGAACACGGTGATCGGCAGGATCGGCTCGGTCGCCTGA
- a CDS encoding terpene synthase family protein produces MTQPFRLPEFYVPYPARLNPHLEEARAHSRRWARAFGMLEGSGVWEESDLDSHDYALLCSYTHPDCDAEALSLVTDWYVWVFFFDDHFLEMFKRSQDRAGAKAYLDRLPAFMPMDLAEGFPEASNPVEAGLADLWARTVPAMSADWRERFSLSTRNLLDESMWELANIGIGRVANPLEYIEMRRKVGGAPWSAGLVEYVAAEVPARVAHSRPLGVLRDAFSDAVHLRNDLFSYQREVEDEGELSNAVLVLETFLGCTTQQAAEVSNDLITSRLQQFEQTALTELPRLFAEHALTPAETAAVLAYTKGLQDWQSGGHEWHMASSRYMNEGARATGRTTLPFLPSGLGTSAFDLRSAFTRRSMELRRRSFTHVPYQKTGPLLLPDIRMPYELRLSPHLGQAREGSVAWARRTGLLDAQPGDPGSAIWDEQKLRGYDFALCSAAIAPAATAAALLLNACWLTWGTYADDYYPVVFGRTGDIAGARAATARLVAMMPPQDGGAGPAPVTVLERGLADLWARTVRGMAAAARAEFRATMVEMLESWVWEVENRFHRRVPDPVDYAEMRRLTFGSRMTMYMCRLGQEGRGIPDEVYRSGTIRSLENAAADAGCLVNDIFSYRKEVEFEGEVHNHVLVTRNFFGIGYPEALHICHSLLVQRVEEFQHIAADRLPVLCDDQRLDAGARAGLDAYVGGLRDWLAGVLHWHRTTRRYRDEDLRPPVDALSTLVLGSGFGMAAARIPGR; encoded by the coding sequence GTGACGCAGCCGTTCCGCCTGCCGGAGTTCTACGTGCCGTACCCGGCGCGCCTCAACCCCCACCTGGAGGAGGCCAGGGCCCACAGCAGGCGGTGGGCGCGGGCGTTCGGGATGCTGGAGGGGTCCGGGGTGTGGGAGGAGTCGGACCTCGACTCGCACGACTACGCGCTGCTGTGCTCGTACACGCACCCCGACTGCGACGCCGAGGCGCTGTCCCTGGTCACCGACTGGTACGTGTGGGTGTTCTTCTTCGACGACCACTTCCTGGAGATGTTCAAGCGCTCCCAGGACCGGGCCGGCGCGAAGGCCTACCTGGACCGGCTGCCCGCCTTCATGCCGATGGACCTGGCGGAAGGTTTCCCCGAGGCCTCCAACCCCGTCGAGGCCGGGCTCGCCGACCTGTGGGCGCGTACGGTCCCGGCCATGTCGGCGGACTGGCGGGAGCGGTTCTCGCTCTCCACGAGGAACCTGCTCGACGAGTCCATGTGGGAGCTCGCCAACATCGGCATCGGCCGGGTGGCGAACCCCCTGGAGTACATCGAGATGCGCCGCAAGGTCGGCGGGGCGCCCTGGTCGGCCGGCCTGGTCGAGTACGTGGCCGCCGAGGTGCCGGCGCGGGTGGCGCACTCACGGCCGCTGGGCGTCCTGCGCGACGCCTTCTCCGACGCCGTGCACCTCAGGAACGACCTCTTCTCCTACCAGCGCGAGGTGGAGGACGAGGGCGAACTCTCCAACGCCGTCCTGGTGCTGGAGACCTTCCTCGGCTGCACCACCCAGCAGGCCGCCGAGGTCTCCAACGACCTGATCACCTCCCGGCTCCAGCAGTTCGAGCAGACCGCGCTGACCGAACTCCCCCGCCTCTTCGCCGAACACGCCCTGACGCCCGCCGAGACCGCGGCCGTGCTCGCCTACACCAAGGGCCTTCAGGACTGGCAGTCCGGCGGCCACGAGTGGCACATGGCCTCCAGCCGCTACATGAACGAGGGCGCCCGGGCCACCGGCCGGACGACGCTGCCCTTCCTCCCCTCCGGGCTCGGCACCAGCGCCTTCGACCTGCGTTCCGCCTTCACCCGCCGCTCGATGGAGCTGCGCCGCCGCTCCTTCACCCACGTCCCGTACCAGAAGACCGGCCCGCTGCTCCTCCCCGACATCCGGATGCCCTACGAGCTGCGCCTGAGCCCGCACCTGGGACAGGCCCGCGAGGGTTCGGTGGCGTGGGCGCGGCGGACGGGGCTGCTGGACGCGCAGCCCGGGGACCCGGGTTCGGCGATCTGGGACGAACAGAAGCTGCGCGGCTACGACTTCGCGCTCTGCTCGGCCGCCATCGCCCCTGCCGCGACCGCCGCGGCGCTGCTGCTCAACGCGTGCTGGCTGACCTGGGGGACGTATGCGGACGACTACTACCCCGTGGTGTTCGGGCGGACCGGCGACATCGCGGGCGCCAGGGCGGCCACCGCGCGGCTGGTCGCGATGATGCCGCCGCAGGACGGCGGTGCGGGGCCCGCGCCGGTGACCGTGCTGGAGCGGGGCCTCGCCGACCTGTGGGCGCGCACCGTCCGCGGCATGGCCGCGGCCGCCCGCGCCGAGTTCCGGGCGACGATGGTGGAGATGCTGGAGAGCTGGGTGTGGGAGGTGGAGAACCGGTTCCACCGCCGGGTCCCGGACCCGGTGGACTACGCGGAGATGCGCCGTCTGACGTTCGGCTCCCGGATGACCATGTACATGTGCCGGCTGGGGCAGGAGGGCCGGGGCATCCCGGACGAGGTGTACCGGTCGGGCACCATCCGGTCGCTGGAGAACGCGGCGGCCGACGCCGGGTGTCTCGTGAACGACATCTTCTCCTACCGCAAGGAGGTCGAGTTCGAGGGCGAGGTGCACAACCACGTCCTCGTCACGCGGAACTTCTTCGGCATCGGCTACCCCGAGGCGCTGCACATCTGCCACTCCCTGCTGGTGCAGCGCGTCGAGGAGTTCCAGCACATCGCCGCCGACCGGCTGCCCGTCCTCTGTGACGACCAGCGGCTCGACGCCGGGGCGCGGGCCGGGCTCGACGCGTACGTCGGCGGGCTCCGGGACTGGCTCGCGGGGGTCCTGCACTGGCACCGGACGACCCGCCGCTACCGGGACGAGGACCTGCGGCCGCCGGTCGACGCCCTGTCCACGCTGGTCCTGGGCAGCGGCTTCGGCATGGCGGCGGCCCGGATCCCGGGACGCTGA
- a CDS encoding YncE family protein — MSRTRHTPARALRLTCALALAGLAATLGPASRAATPPDGGLREVLFVGNNWEGTADVLASTGDLARVGRINVVPDKEERLREIYLNPVRLGFFLGIRATAGEGHDQFVDDMYTTPDGSAVVVSRPSFADVVSIDVRTGRINWRFPVAGHRSDHMAVSPDGTRVAVSASTANTVHVLDIATGRQTGSFTTGDKPHENTFTQGGRYLWNSAIGDVTSALDAPWLDWTKGDRKITVVDTETFRTVRVIDMRERLDAFGRGDLSDAVRPVSFSPDETKLYFQVSFFNGFVEYDVPSDRITRVKTLPENPATPADRTKWVNDSRHHGMSMSPDGRKLCVAGTMDDYATVVDRATLAEGPLVPAAKPYWATVNGDGTACVISESGADRVTAIDFATGTPRVSVPVGDHPQRVRIGHVPAGWNGPVTR, encoded by the coding sequence ATGTCCCGGACCCGTCACACCCCCGCACGCGCCCTCCGCCTCACCTGCGCCCTGGCGCTGGCCGGCCTCGCCGCCACCCTCGGCCCCGCCTCGCGGGCGGCGACCCCGCCGGACGGCGGCCTGCGCGAAGTGCTCTTCGTCGGCAACAACTGGGAGGGCACCGCCGACGTCCTCGCCTCCACCGGCGACCTCGCCCGCGTCGGCCGGATCAACGTCGTCCCCGACAAGGAGGAACGCCTGCGCGAGATCTACCTCAACCCCGTCAGGCTCGGCTTCTTCCTCGGCATCCGCGCCACGGCGGGCGAGGGCCACGACCAGTTCGTCGACGACATGTACACCACCCCCGACGGCTCCGCCGTCGTGGTCTCCCGCCCCAGCTTCGCCGACGTGGTCTCCATCGACGTCCGCACCGGCCGGATCAACTGGCGCTTCCCCGTCGCCGGTCACCGCTCCGACCACATGGCCGTCTCGCCCGACGGCACCCGCGTCGCCGTCTCCGCCTCGACCGCCAACACCGTCCACGTCCTCGACATCGCCACCGGCCGGCAGACCGGATCCTTCACCACCGGCGACAAACCCCACGAGAACACCTTCACCCAGGGCGGCCGGTACCTCTGGAACAGCGCGATCGGCGACGTCACCTCCGCCCTCGACGCACCCTGGCTCGACTGGACCAAGGGCGACCGGAAGATCACCGTCGTCGACACCGAGACCTTCCGCACCGTCCGCGTCATCGACATGCGCGAACGCCTCGACGCCTTCGGCCGCGGGGACCTCTCCGACGCCGTACGGCCGGTCTCCTTCAGCCCCGACGAGACCAAGCTCTACTTCCAGGTCTCCTTCTTCAACGGCTTCGTCGAGTACGACGTCCCCTCCGACCGGATCACCCGCGTCAAGACCCTCCCCGAGAACCCCGCCACCCCCGCCGACCGCACCAAGTGGGTCAACGACTCCCGCCACCACGGCATGTCCATGAGCCCCGACGGCCGCAAGCTCTGCGTCGCGGGCACCATGGACGACTACGCCACCGTCGTCGACCGCGCCACCCTCGCCGAGGGGCCGCTCGTCCCCGCCGCGAAGCCCTACTGGGCCACCGTCAACGGGGACGGCACCGCCTGCGTCATCTCCGAGAGCGGCGCCGACCGCGTCACCGCCATCGACTTCGCCACCGGGACGCCCCGCGTCTCCGTCCCCGTCGGCGACCACCCCCAACGGGTACGAATCGGTCACGTCCCGGCAGGCTGGAACGGCCCCGTCACCCGCTGA